In the genome of Mucilaginibacter sp. 14171R-50, the window CCATTTAAGAAAAAAGAGGCTGAACATAATATCAACCAGTTTATAAGGGCACAAGAAGTGCGCCTTGTTGGCGATAACGTGGAACAAGGCGTTTACTCATTAAGAGATGCTTTGGCTATTGCCCAGGAGCAGGAACTTGACCTGGTTGAAATATCTCCGAACGCAGTACCTCCCGTTTGTAAAGTAACAGATTATAACAAATTTGTTTACGAACAAAAGAAGAAGCTTAAAGAGATAAAGAGCAACGCCAAGCAAACCGTTATTAAGGAGATCCGTTTCGGACCGAATACTGATGACCATGACTTTGAATTTAAATTAAAGCATGCTCAAAAGTTTTTAGAATCAGGCGAAAAGGTAAGGGCTTACGTACACTTTAAAGGCCGGGCAATTGTTTACAAAGAACAAGGCGAGATATTATTACTGCGTTTTGCGCAGGCCCTTGAAGATTTAGGTAAAGTAGA includes:
- the infC gene encoding translation initiation factor IF-3, producing the protein MALNKPFNRGPRLPFKKKEAEHNINQFIRAQEVRLVGDNVEQGVYSLRDALAIAQEQELDLVEISPNAVPPVCKVTDYNKFVYEQKKKLKEIKSNAKQTVIKEIRFGPNTDDHDFEFKLKHAQKFLESGEKVRAYVHFKGRAIVYKEQGEILLLRFAQALEDLGKVEQLPKLEGKRMFLTVASKAQKK